ATGTCGGCTGTGGTGGTGGCATCCTGGCAGAAAGCATGGCGCGCGAAGGCGCAACGGTCACCGGGCTGGATATGGGTTTTGAGCCGTTACAGGTGGCGCGTCTGCACGCTTTAGAAACCGGTATTCAGGTGGAATATGTGCAGGAGACTGTAGAAGAACACGCGGCGAAACATGCGCATCAGTATGACGTCGTCACCTGCATGGAAATGCTGGAACACGTTCCTGATCCACAGTCGGTTGTCAAAGCCTGTGCCGCACTGGTCAAACCCGGTGGACAGGTCTTCTTCTCGACCATTAACCGCAACGGCAAGGCGTGGCTGATGGCAGTGGTCGGCGCGGAATATGTGCTGCGGATGGTGCCAAAAGGCACCCATGACGTGAAAAAATTCATTAAACCAGCAGAGTTGTTAGGCTGGGTCGATGGCACCTGGCTCAAAGAGCAGCACATCACCGGTCTGCATTACAATCCGTTAACGGATAAATTCAAGCTGGCGCCGGGTGTAGATGTTAATTATATGTTGCACACAACCGCAAAAAACGACTAACGTCATTCGATAATCTTATAAAGATTGCGCAGCATCATGTTGCGCAATTTTGACCTCTCGTTGAAGAAATCAGCACTCGATCAAATTTTGAATTTTTTTTCTTAAATATTGACATGTCGTCCAGGCCTTACAGTACGAGGACTTAGGCTTTTTTACCCTTTCACAACCTCAATTTAACGTCAAAATCAACCCTTGTACTGAAATGATTCGATACTAGAATACTCACCATATAGCGTTCTTCTAATCGCAAAACCCCTACATGTAGTATTTATCCACAGACTTAGTCACAAGACCATTCTGTGGATAAGCGGGGGATATTTCTATTTCACGGTAATTCACGGACAGGTAAAAACCCACATGAATCAGAGTCTGCTGGTGACAAAGCGCGACGGTACCACTGAGCGTATCAATCTCGATAAACTTCATCGAGTTCTCGACTGGGCAGCAGAAGGACTGAATAACGTATCTATCTCCCAGGTTGAGCTGCGTTCTCACATTCAGTTCTACGACGGCATCAAAACCTCTGACATCCACGAAACGATCATCAAGGCGGCGGCTGACCTCATCTCCCGCGAAGCGCCGGATTATCAGTATCTCGCGGCACGTCTGGCGATTTTCCACCTGCGTAAAAAAGCCTACGGCCAGTTTGAGCCGCCAAAGCTGTACGATCACGTGGTGAAAATGGTCGGACTGGGCAAATACGACACGCATCTGCTGGAAGACTACACGGAAGAAGAGTTCGAGCAGATGAACGGGTTTATCGACCACTGGCGCGATATGAACTTCTCTTACGCAGCGGTTAAACAGCTCGAAGGGAAATACCTGGTTCAGAACCGCGTCACCGGCGAAATCTACGAAAGCGCGCAGTTCCTGTACATTCTGGTTGCCGCATGCCTGTTCTCTGGCTATCCGCGTGAGACGCGTTTGAGCTACGTGAAGCGTTTTTATGATGCGGTTTCGACCTTCAAAATTTCTCTGCCTACGCCGATCATGTCTGGCGTGCGCACCCCGACTCGTCAGTTCAGCTCCTGCGTGCTGATCGAGTGCGGCGACAGCCTGGATTCTATCAACGCCACCTCCAGCGCCATTGTGAAATACGTCTCCCAGCGTGCCGGAATCGGCATCAACGCCGGTCGTATTCGTGCCCTGGGTAGCCCGATTCGCGGCGGTGAAGCGTTCCATACCGGCTGTATTCCGTTCTATAAACACTTCCAGACTGCGGTGAAGTCCTGCTCTCAGGGCGGCGTTCGCGGCGGTGCGGCCACTCTGTTCTACCCGATGTGGCATCTGGAAGTTGAAAGCCTGCTGGTTCTGAAAAACAACCGTGGCGTCGAAGGCAACCGCGTTCGTCACATGGACTATGGCGTACAGATCAACAAACTGATGTACACCCGTCTGCTGAAAGGCCAGGACATCACCCTGTTCAGCCCGTCTGACGTCCCTGGCCTGTACGATGCGTTCTTCGCCGATCAGGATGAGTTCGAGCGTCTGTACACCCAATACGAAAACGACGACAGCATCCGTAAACAGCGTGTGAAAGCCGTTGACCTGTTCTCTCTGATGATGCAGGAACGTGCCTCCACTGGCCGTATCTACATCCAGAACGTCGACCACTGCAACACCCACAGCCCGTTTGATCCAGCCATCGCGCCAGTGCGCCAGTCCAACCTGTGCCTGGAAATCGCCCTGCCGACCAAACCGCTGTACGACGTTAACGACGAAAACGGCGAAATCGCGCTGTGTACGTTGTCCGCCTTCAACCTTGGCGCAATCAAAAGCCTGTCCGAGCTGGAAGAACTGGCTGTGCTGGCGGTTCGTGCGCTGGATGCGTTGCTGGATTATCAGGATTACCCAATTCCTGCGGCAAAACGTGGCGCAATGGGCCGCCGTACGCTGGGTATTGGTGTGATCAACTTCGCTTACTGGCTGGCGAAAAACGGCAAGCGTTACTCCGATGGCAGCGCTAACAATCTGACGCACGAAACCTTCGAAGCGATTCAGTATTACCTGATGAAAGCCTCGAACGAGCTGGCGAAAGAGCAAGGCGCGTGCCCGTGGTTCAACGAAACCACTTACGCGAAAGGCATTCTGCCGATCGACACTTATAAGAAAGATCTGGATGCTATCGTTAACGAACCGCTGCATCTCGACTGGGAAGCGTTACGTGAGTCCATTAAAACTCACGGCCTGCGTAACTCCACGCTCTCCGCACTGATGCCGTCTGAGACCTCTTCGCAGATCTCCAACGCCACCAACGGCATTGAGCCGCCGCGCGGTCACGTGAGCATTAAAGCGTCGAAAGATGGCGTGCTGCGTCAGGTCGTGCCGGATTACGAACTGCTGAAAGACAACTATGAATTGCTGTGGGAAATGCCGAATAACGACGGTTACCTGCAGCTGGTGGGCATCATGCAGAAATTTATCGACCAGTCGATCTCTGCGAACACCAACTACGATCCGACGCGCTTCCCGTCTGGCAAAGTGCCGATGCAGCAGTTGCTCAAAGATCTGCTGACCGCCTACAAATTTGGCGTCAAAACCCTGTACTATCACAACACCCGTGACGGTGCAGAAGATGCGCAGGATGATATGGCACCGTCCATTCAGGATGATGGCTGCGAAAGCGGCGCATGTAAGATCTAGTTTTGCCTTTTGCCGGATGGCGGCGTAAACGCCTTCTCCGGCCTACATAATTACGTGGTGTTGTAGGCCGGATAAGCGAAGCGCCATCCGGCATTACACTCCTACAGGACCCACATTAATGGCATATACCACCTTTTCACAGACGAAAAACGATCAGCTCAAAGAGCCAATGTTCTTTGGCCAGTCGGTCAACGTGGCACGCTACGATCAGCAAAAATATGACATCTTCGAAAAGCTGATCGAAAAGCAACTCTCCTTCTTCTGGCGTCCGGAAGAAGTCGATGTCTCACGCGATCGCATCGATTTCCAGGCGCTGCCTGACCATGAAAAACACATCTTCCTCAGCAACCTGAAATACCAGACGCTGCTGGATTCTATTCAGGGTCGTAGCCCGAACGTGGCGCTGCTGCCGCTGATCTCGATTCCTGAGCTGGAAACCTGGGTCGAAACCTGGGCGTTTTCTGAGACGATCCACTCGCGCTCTTACACTCACATCATCCGTAACATCGTCAACGATCCGGCGGTGGTATTTGACGATATCGTCACCAACGAGCAGATCCAGAAACGCGCTGAGGGCATCGCCCATTACTACGATGAGCTGATCGAAATGACCAGCTACTGGCACCTGCTCGGCGAAGGGACGCACAACGTGAACGGTAAAACCGTCACCGTGAATCTGCGCGCGCTGAAAAAACAGCTGTATCTGTGCCTGATG
Above is a window of Lelliottia jeotgali DNA encoding:
- a CDS encoding Ribonucleotide reductase of class Ia (aerobic), alpha subunit, giving the protein MNQSLLVTKRDGTTERINLDKLHRVLDWAAEGLNNVSISQVELRSHIQFYDGIKTSDIHETIIKAAADLISREAPDYQYLAARLAIFHLRKKAYGQFEPPKLYDHVVKMVGLGKYDTHLLEDYTEEEFEQMNGFIDHWRDMNFSYAAVKQLEGKYLVQNRVTGEIYESAQFLYILVAACLFSGYPRETRLSYVKRFYDAVSTFKISLPTPIMSGVRTPTRQFSSCVLIECGDSLDSINATSSAIVKYVSQRAGIGINAGRIRALGSPIRGGEAFHTGCIPFYKHFQTAVKSCSQGGVRGGAATLFYPMWHLEVESLLVLKNNRGVEGNRVRHMDYGVQINKLMYTRLLKGQDITLFSPSDVPGLYDAFFADQDEFERLYTQYENDDSIRKQRVKAVDLFSLMMQERASTGRIYIQNVDHCNTHSPFDPAIAPVRQSNLCLEIALPTKPLYDVNDENGEIALCTLSAFNLGAIKSLSELEELAVLAVRALDALLDYQDYPIPAAKRGAMGRRTLGIGVINFAYWLAKNGKRYSDGSANNLTHETFEAIQYYLMKASNELAKEQGACPWFNETTYAKGILPIDTYKKDLDAIVNEPLHLDWEALRESIKTHGLRNSTLSALMPSETSSQISNATNGIEPPRGHVSIKASKDGVLRQVVPDYELLKDNYELLWEMPNNDGYLQLVGIMQKFIDQSISANTNYDPTRFPSGKVPMQQLLKDLLTAYKFGVKTLYYHNTRDGAEDAQDDMAPSIQDDGCESGACKI
- a CDS encoding Ribonucleotide reductase of class Ia (aerobic), beta subunit — translated: MAYTTFSQTKNDQLKEPMFFGQSVNVARYDQQKYDIFEKLIEKQLSFFWRPEEVDVSRDRIDFQALPDHEKHIFLSNLKYQTLLDSIQGRSPNVALLPLISIPELETWVETWAFSETIHSRSYTHIIRNIVNDPAVVFDDIVTNEQIQKRAEGIAHYYDELIEMTSYWHLLGEGTHNVNGKTVTVNLRALKKQLYLCLMSVNALEAIRFYVSFACSFAFAERKLMEGNAKIIRLIARDEALHLTGTQHMLNLLRSGIDDPEMAEIAEESKQECYDLFVLAAQQEKEWADYLFRDGSMIGLNKDILCQYVEYITNIRMQAVGLDLPFKTRSNPIPWINTWLVSDNVQVAPQEVEVSSYLVGQIDSEVNTDDLSDFQL
- a CDS encoding 3-demethylubiquinone-9 3-methyltransferase; the protein is MNAEKSPVAHNVDHNEIAKFEAVASRWWDLEGEFKPLHRINPLRLGYIAERSGGLFGKKVLDVGCGGGILAESMAREGATVTGLDMGFEPLQVARLHALETGIQVEYVQETVEEHAAKHAHQYDVVTCMEMLEHVPDPQSVVKACAALVKPGGQVFFSTINRNGKAWLMAVVGAEYVLRMVPKGTHDVKKFIKPAELLGWVDGTWLKEQHITGLHYNPLTDKFKLAPGVDVNYMLHTTAKND